The following are from one region of the Salicibibacter kimchii genome:
- a CDS encoding acetone carboxylase subunit gamma, with protein MASYNHDTIRDLIDGQLPWQSTRSIMSQYKDDDRFFKYIDILQEQVKFNDPILLPIGEHLYIVAKQGEPQGERVVKCGCGYEFGHYTSNWKLKAAINVRDDEEEIAEIYPGRHSYDPEWMEIREFICPGCATLLEVEAAAPGYPIVFDFLPDLETFYHDWLDRELPVETIPSPDL; from the coding sequence ATGGCAAGCTATAATCACGACACCATTCGTGACTTGATTGACGGCCAACTTCCTTGGCAGTCGACGCGATCGATTATGAGTCAGTATAAAGATGACGATCGATTTTTCAAGTACATCGATATTCTTCAGGAACAGGTAAAATTCAACGATCCGATCTTGTTACCGATCGGGGAACACTTGTATATCGTTGCCAAGCAGGGGGAGCCGCAAGGTGAACGAGTCGTCAAATGTGGCTGCGGTTATGAATTTGGTCACTACACTAGCAACTGGAAGCTGAAGGCCGCGATCAATGTTCGGGATGACGAAGAAGAGATTGCCGAAATCTATCCTGGACGTCATAGCTATGATCCCGAATGGATGGAAATTCGCGAGTTTATTTGCCCGGGCTGTGCCACGCTGTTGGAAGTGGAGGCGGCGGCCCCGGGATACCCGATCGTTTTTGATTTCCTGCCAGACTTGGAGACCTTTTATCACGATTGGCTCGATCGAGAGTTACCAGTCGAGACCATTCCGAGCCCAGACTTGTAA
- a CDS encoding 3-keto-5-aminohexanoate cleavage protein, with the protein MANKSIITAAVTGAGETTQKSKHVPVTPKQIAAAAIESAKAGAAIAHIHVRDPKTGNLSHDPALFREVVERIRESDTDVIINITAGGGGDFVPDQDNPTQGGPGTDIQTAKERHEPVEKLLPEICTLDCGSINFGDQVYLGPAGWLREHAALIQESGVKPELEIFDTGQIRLANHLIQDGLVDGDPMYQFCLGIPWGAAADAETITYMRDRIVNGATWSAFGIGRLQLPMVAQAALLGGNVRVGLEDNLYLEKGILGTNAQLVDKAVGILQGVNVEPMTPREARESLNLRTFKN; encoded by the coding sequence ATGGCGAACAAATCTATCATTACAGCTGCCGTTACAGGCGCAGGAGAGACAACACAGAAAAGTAAACATGTCCCGGTGACACCGAAGCAGATTGCAGCCGCGGCTATCGAATCCGCAAAAGCAGGAGCGGCCATTGCGCATATTCACGTACGTGATCCGAAAACTGGAAATTTGAGTCATGATCCAGCACTATTCCGAGAAGTGGTGGAGCGTATTCGCGAGTCGGATACAGATGTAATTATTAATATTACCGCAGGCGGTGGTGGCGACTTTGTTCCAGATCAGGACAATCCGACCCAAGGAGGCCCGGGGACGGATATCCAAACGGCAAAAGAACGCCATGAACCTGTGGAGAAGTTACTCCCGGAAATATGCACGCTCGACTGTGGCAGTATCAATTTCGGTGATCAAGTATACCTGGGACCAGCCGGATGGTTGCGTGAACATGCAGCACTCATACAGGAAAGCGGTGTGAAGCCTGAATTAGAGATCTTTGATACCGGTCAGATTCGTTTAGCCAACCATCTGATTCAGGATGGATTAGTTGACGGAGATCCAATGTATCAGTTCTGTTTGGGTATCCCGTGGGGGGCTGCGGCGGATGCCGAAACCATTACCTATATGCGGGACCGTATTGTCAATGGAGCGACCTGGTCTGCTTTTGGCATCGGCCGTTTGCAATTGCCGATGGTGGCTCAGGCGGCATTACTTGGTGGAAATGTACGTGTGGGTTTGGAAGATAACCTTTATCTTGAAAAAGGGATCCTTGGTACAAACGCACAATTGGTGGATAAGGCTGTCGGTATTCTTCAGGGTGTGAATGTCGAGCCGATGACTCCCCGGGAGGCACGTGAATCCCTGAATCTTCGGACGTTTAAAAACTAA
- a CDS encoding SDR family oxidoreductase, whose amino-acid sequence MNRLQGKTAIVTGASTGIGAAIAKELAVEGANVALAARRLDKLNEVKNEITEIRNSKGKVMAFQADMSNKNDVNQLAEKVQGELGNVDIFVNNAGQMLTGTVRSGQVEEWEKMVDVNIKGVLYGIDAVLPSMLSRSTGHLINVASVSGLEVTKTSTVYSATKYAVRAISMGLEKELARTGVRITNISPGMVDTDLQGNGTWNDRKMLEAADIAKAVVYAVTQPDYVNVNEVTVRPV is encoded by the coding sequence ATGAACAGGCTACAAGGAAAAACAGCGATCGTTACTGGTGCCAGTACTGGAATTGGGGCTGCCATTGCTAAGGAATTAGCCGTGGAAGGAGCAAATGTTGCCCTAGCCGCCCGTCGGTTGGATAAATTAAACGAAGTGAAAAATGAAATTACCGAAATTAGGAATAGCAAGGGGAAAGTAATGGCTTTCCAAGCGGATATGTCCAATAAAAATGATGTTAATCAGCTCGCGGAAAAGGTGCAAGGCGAATTAGGCAATGTCGATATTTTTGTCAATAATGCTGGGCAAATGTTAACAGGAACTGTCAGATCCGGTCAGGTGGAGGAATGGGAGAAAATGGTTGATGTGAATATAAAGGGTGTCCTTTATGGCATTGATGCTGTATTGCCGTCCATGCTGAGCCGATCAACGGGTCATCTTATCAATGTTGCTTCCGTTTCCGGTCTTGAGGTTACAAAAACAAGTACCGTCTATAGTGCTACGAAGTATGCGGTTCGAGCCATTTCCATGGGATTGGAAAAGGAACTTGCCAGAACAGGTGTAAGAATCACGAATATTTCGCCCGGAATGGTGGATACCGACTTGCAAGGGAACGGTACCTGGAATGATCGTAAGATGCTAGAGGCAGCGGATATTGCAAAGGCTGTAGTCTACGCTGTCACTCAGCCTGATTATGTAAACGTCAATGAAGTGACCGTTCGCCCGGTATAA
- the ureA gene encoding urease subunit gamma, translating to MKLNPVEQEKLMLYFAGELALKRKEKGLKLNYPEAMAIISHFVLEGAREGKTVAQLMSEGKQVLTSEDVMEGVPEMIDSVQVEATFPDGTKLVTVQAPIQ from the coding sequence ATGAAGCTAAATCCAGTTGAACAAGAAAAATTGATGCTTTATTTTGCTGGGGAACTTGCCCTGAAGCGTAAGGAAAAAGGCTTGAAATTAAACTATCCGGAAGCCATGGCGATTATTAGCCACTTTGTTTTAGAAGGAGCAAGGGAAGGGAAAACGGTGGCTCAATTGATGAGTGAAGGTAAACAAGTGCTTACATCTGAGGATGTGATGGAAGGTGTGCCTGAAATGATTGATAGTGTCCAAGTAGAAGCGACATTCCCTGATGGAACAAAGCTTGTTACGGTTCAAGCACCTATCCAATAG
- a CDS encoding urease subunit beta: MIPGEYEITSGDVDINAGRQTKTIRVANTGDRPIQVGSHYHIIEANRYLSFPREETVGMQLNIPSGTAVRFEPGEEKEVELTDISGLQNVFGLNDLTHGSVDNKEKILKKADQYGFKGVDTE, translated from the coding sequence ATGATACCTGGTGAATATGAGATTACCAGTGGCGATGTTGACATCAATGCTGGAAGACAAACAAAGACCATCCGTGTGGCAAACACCGGAGACCGACCCATTCAAGTTGGTTCGCATTACCATATTATTGAGGCGAATCGATACTTGTCATTCCCCCGTGAGGAAACGGTTGGTATGCAACTAAACATCCCGTCTGGGACAGCTGTGCGATTTGAGCCCGGAGAGGAAAAAGAGGTTGAGTTAACCGACATTAGCGGTCTTCAAAATGTGTTTGGACTTAATGACTTAACCCATGGTTCGGTGGATAACAAAGAGAAAATCCTTAAAAAAGCGGATCAATATGGCTTCAAAGGAGTGGATACCGAGTGA